The Deltaproteobacteria bacterium HGW-Deltaproteobacteria-4 genomic interval TATCACCCTCCTTTATCGGGGTGGAACGATTCTTTCCTCAAAAAAGACCTCCTATGCAGATATCATCAAGGTCGACAATCTCGAAGCCGTTGTCGAGGAGTTGATGAAGTCACAGCATCGCGAGATGTTGCGATTGTTGAAAAATGGTGATCTCGACGAGCTCCTCGGCTTGACCCCGCCGGCCCGTAAAGTTGCGGATTCCCTCTCTCCGGTGGCCGTAATGATTGCACCTGCACCGGTCATCCCGCCGCCGCTTGTTGCTGTGACTGCGCCTGTCGTTGCACCGGTTATCCTGTCCCCCCCGCCGCCTGCACCTTCCGTGACCACCACCCCGGCGTCGTTCTCTGCACCGCTGAGCCCGCCGGAAAAAAAACAGCCACCCCCTCCTTCCCCACCGGCGGGACTGAGTCTCGACGAGATCATCCTTTCGTACATGGTCGGCGGGGAAAACAAAAAGTGAATCGTCCCCCTGTCGCCGGCACCAGAATCCAGGAGGTCTGATTGCTATATAAAAGTTTGATCGTCAGGGTTATCCTTCTGAATATCCTGCTGATGGCAGTCGGTATCGGCATCTTTACGTTGATCAATGTCCGGCGGGAGCAGGTTCACCTTATCGAATCGAATCAGGAGACGGCAAATCTTCTCCTTGCCACTATCGAAAAATCGATTTTCACCGCCATGAAGAATGGCGACAGTCCTCAGGTTCAGCAGATTATCGAGCTCGTCGGTAAAGGCGAACGACTCCTCAATTTGCGTATATTCCATCCGGACGGCACAATTCTCAAGTCGGCCAACCCCGAAGAAATCGGCCGTCCCGTCAATCCTGCCGACTACAATCTCTTTAAAGAGGGAAAATCCGAGGGGATATTTCGCGTCAATGGTCACGAATCCCTGACCATTAACCTGCCGATTGTCACCGATGAACGCTGCTATCTTTGCCACGGCGTCGGGCGCCGGGTCGTCGGTGTCCTCAATATGAACTTCGACCTGAAAAAGACGATTCAGCGGCTGCATGAGTCGGCCAATATCTCCTTCTCTTCGATGCTCATCCTTATCGCTATCTTTTCCCTCGGTGTCTCCTTTATTCTCCTCCGTTTTGTCCGCCAGCCGATTCAGGAAATGTCCGAAAAGATGGCAAAGGTTGAAAACGGTGATCTTTCGGTCCGTCTCGACCCGCGTAATCGCGATGAAATCGGCCAACTGATGGGGAGCTTCAACTCCATGGTCGACAAACTTGAACAGACCAAGATCGAACTGGAGAAGTATCACTATCAACAGATGGAAC includes:
- a CDS encoding histidine kinase — encoded protein: MLYKSLIVRVILLNILLMAVGIGIFTLINVRREQVHLIESNQETANLLLATIEKSIFTAMKNGDSPQVQQIIELVGKGERLLNLRIFHPDGTILKSANPEEIGRPVNPADYNLFKEGKSEGIFRVNGHESLTINLPIVTDERCYLCHGVGRRVVGVLNMNFDLKKTIQRLHESANISFSSMLILIAIFSLGVSFILLRFVRQPIQEMSEKMAKVENGDLSVRLDPRNRDEIGQLMGSFNSMVDKLEQTKIELEKYHYQQMERADRLAAVGEMATGIAHEIKNPLACISGAVSVLADDYDINDPRREIVSKVLEQINRLDKTATDLLAFGKPGTPEFSYVDINELLKKTLFFVAQHPEARNVERIFELTRELPPVWIDIKQIQQVFFNIIINAIQAMPEGGLLTLTTDRVKQGDDDFVRVTIRDTGKGIGAELLAKIFVPFFTTKTQGTGLGLPICRQLVEHNHGIIEVDSSPQQGTTFSILLPAVSLSGEPTGVNNSEPT